A window of the Diabrotica undecimpunctata isolate CICGRU chromosome 1, icDiaUnde3, whole genome shotgun sequence genome harbors these coding sequences:
- the LOC140432870 gene encoding tetratricopeptide repeat protein 19 homolog, mitochondrial-like isoform X1, with protein sequence MNHFRQVIFNAFRVNKFRNSTIVKNVCFRENPKTFTAMTKFPFVYNLQKPTLLSIHKSVLAVSLLTWLGFAKDDEEKESELIMTLKRAVLCIQREQFEKAEQMLHLALRIAQQQQNEQGIVYCYDLMANLAFEQRNLNKAHKLFVSVLQMLLSSGMAEDDLKVIHISLKLARICQLVAEIEQADIGYKWCLEQINKKKTESVDSKVLYGVINDWYAQFLLDKGDVNKSLVHLKEAHKICSEIVGENSDQAVLLLNDLGTTSFRAEDMVNAEKYLKEAVSIGQQLEDKSNLGVVQANLGLVLLEKGIVDLAEKNCKEAWHLGKKHDNSESINQASYCLDQIKMNLEEKSKKVPA encoded by the exons ATGAATCACTTTAGGCAAGTTATATTTAATGCATTTCGAGTAAATAAGTTTAGAAATTCCACAATAGTAAAAAATGTCTGCTTTAGAGAGAATCCCAAAACTTTTACAGCTATGACAAAATTTCCATTTGTATATAACCTACAAAAACCTACTTTATTAAGTATTCATAAAAGTGTCTTGGCTGTAAGTTTACTAACTTGGTTGGGGTTTGCGAAAGACGACGAAGAAAAGGAATCAGAATTAATAATGACCTTAAAGAGAGCTGTACTTTGTATACAGAGAGAACAGTTTGAAAAAGCTGAGCAAATGCTTCATCTTGCATTGAGAATAGCACAACAGCAACAAAATGAACAAGGTATAGTTTATTGCTACGATTTAATGGCAAATTTAGCATTTGAACAACGGAATTTAAATAAAGCACATAAATTATTTGTGAGTGTCTTACAAATGCTTCTTAGTTCTGGAATGGCAGAAGATGATCTTAAG GTAATTCACATAAGCTTAAAACTAGCTAGAATATGCCAATTAGTGGCTGAAATAGAACAAGCTGACATTGGTTATAAATGGTGTCTGGAACAAATCAACAAGAAGAAAACAGAGTCAGTTGACAGCAAAGTACTATATGGAGTCATAAATGACTGGTATGCTCAATTCTTATTAGATAAAGGAGATGTCAACAAATCTTTAGTGCATCTTAAAGAAGCTCATAAAATATGTAGTGAGATCGTTGGTGAAAATTCCGATCAAGCAGTTCTATTATTAAACGACTTAGGTACTACAAGTTTTAGAGCTGAAGATATGGTGAATGCGGAAAAGTATTTAAAAGAAGCTGTTAGTATAGGACAACAGCTTGAGGACAAATCAAATTTAGGAGTTGTCCAGGCCAATTTAGGCTTAGTTTTATTAGAAAAGGGCATTGTGGATTTAGCCGAAAAGAATTGCAAAGAGGCATGGCATTTAG